A part of Phlebotomus papatasi isolate M1 chromosome 5, Ppap_2.1, whole genome shotgun sequence genomic DNA contains:
- the LOC129808695 gene encoding RING finger protein 11, producing the protein MGNCLKRSTQDDISLLRGSNEGNRELTDQLGPVSLYSEILQPVFYPSPSVSRPATHLTEEEQVKIAKRIGLIQHLPIGAYDGCKKARECVICMAEFSVGDSVRYLPCMHTYHVACIDDWLMRSLTCPSCMEPVDAALLTSYETS; encoded by the exons ATGGGAAATTGTCTGAAGAGGTCAACGCAGGATGACATTTCGTTGCTGAGGGGCAGCAATGAGGGCAACAGAGAACTCACGGATCAACTGGGACCAGTTTCACTCTATTCG GAGATCCTGCAGCCGGTCTTCTACCCTTCACCAAGTGTCAGTCGTCCTGCGACGCATCTCACAGAAGAGGAACAGGTGAAGATAGCTAAGCGAATTGGATTGATACAGCACTTACCAATTGGGGCGTACGATGGGTGCAAAAAGGCTCGAGAATGTGTCATTTGCATGGCTGAATTCAGTGTTGGTGATTCCGTACGCTACCTGCCCTGCATGCACACCTACCACGTGGCCTGCATCGATGATTGGCTCATGCGCAGCCTCACCTGTCCCTCGTGCATGGAACCTGTCGATGCAGCACTGCTCACCAGTTACGAAACCTcctaa
- the LOC129808657 gene encoding putative nuclease HARBI1 has product MVKIKVRSEKRNSLDETVNADLIFRKFPKTERELGTGHFCSLWNPDLPESQQWTLSSMVSGSGCYQRPIGQDVAVCLSQTSVSRCVKEVGEAICNHLSHRFIRFPTTREDINFTKRIFYEKYSFPGVLGCIDCTHVSSHTKNVQIICNADLLIFGVNARYGGSTHDSFIYNNSAISSHLKRQFLSGDRSSWLLADSGYGQQPWIMTPVSTPSNPQEERYNVVHKRARATVERCIGVLKSRFRCLSKQRVLLYSPQKAGMIITACCTLHNIMTRENYPLPEESEILDEVSNERDDAEHALLQDEEIDATGSFLQQGRYIRQQLIRNNF; this is encoded by the exons ATGGTGAAAATCAAAGTTAGAAGTGAGAAACGCAACAGTTTGGATGAGACAGTCAATGCAGACTTAATCTTcaggaaatttcccaaaacagaacgAGAACTAGGGACAGGACACTTCTGCAGCCTTTGGAATCCTGATCTTCCGGAAAGTCAGCAGTGGACTTTGAGTTCAATGGTTTCCGGAAGTG GCTGTTATCAACGCCCGATCGGTCAGGATGTTGCAGTATGTCTTTCACAGACATCTGTGTCTCGTTGCGTAAAAGAAGTGGGTGAAGCTATATGCAATCACTTGTCTCATCGTTTTATTCGTTTTCCTACTACTAGAGAAGATATAAACTTTACCAAGAGAATTTTTTACGAGAAATATTCTTTTCCGGGAGTCCTTGGTTGCATAGATTGCACTCACgtgt CGAGTCACACGAAAAATGTGCAAATAATTTGCAATGCGGACCTCCTGATTTTTGGTGTAAACGCGCGATACGGAGGATCTACGCATGATAGTTTTATTTACAACAATTCTGCTATAAGCTCTCATcttaaaagacaatttttgagtGGTGATAGATCGAGCTGGCTTTTGGCAGACAGCGGCTATGGACAGCAACCATGGATAATGACTCCTGTGTCAACTCCAAGCAATCCACAGGAAGAGAGATATAATGTTGTCCATAAAAGAGCCCGTGCAACTGTCGAAAGGTGTATTGGAGTCCTTAAAAGCCGATTTAGGTGCTTGTCTAAGCAAAGGGTATTGCTTTATTCTCCTCAAAAGGCGGGTATGATCATCACAGCATGTTGCACCTTACATAACATAATGACAAGAGAAAACTATCCCTTGCCCGAGGAATCAGAAATATTGGATGAAGTTTCCAATGAACGTGACGATGCAGAACATGCTCTTCTTCAAGACGAAGAAATTGATGCCACAGGAAGTTTTCTCCAACAAGGAAGATATATAAGACAGCAACTTATCCGgaacaatttttga